Proteins encoded together in one Lathyrus oleraceus cultivar Zhongwan6 chromosome 5, CAAS_Psat_ZW6_1.0, whole genome shotgun sequence window:
- the LOC127087124 gene encoding pectinesterase 2.2 produces the protein MDATIITGSLNFIDGTTTFNSATVAAVGDEFIAQDIGFQNTAGPEKHQAVALRVGADQSVINRCKIDAFQDTLYAHSNRQFYRDSFITGTVDFIFGNAGVVFQKSKLVARKPMSKQKNKVTVQGREDPNQNTATSIQQCNVIPSSDLKPVQGSIKTYLGRPWKKYSRTVVLQSVVDSHIDPAGWAEWDAASKDFLQTLYYGEYLDSGAGAGTSKRVTWPGYHIIKTAAEASKFTVTQLIQGNVWLKKHRGSLH, from the exons ATGGATGCAACAATAATCACAGGCAGCTTGAATTTTATCGATGGAACAACCACTTTCAATAGTGCAACTGTTG CTGCTGTTGGAGATGAGTTTATAGCTCAGGACATAGGGTTCCAAAACACGGCAGGCCCAGAAAAGCACCAGGCGGTTGCTCTCCGCGTAGGTGCTGATCAATCTGTCATCAACCGTTGTAAAATTGACGCATTTCAAGACACCCTCTACGCACACTCCAACCGACAATTTTACCGTGACTCCTTCATTACCGGTACTGTTGACTTTATCTTTGGAAACGCAGGTGTTGTGTTCCAGAAGAGCAAACTTGTGGCCCGAAAGCCCATGAGCAAACAAAAGAACAAGGTCACAGTCCAAGGTCGAGAAGACCCAAACCAGAACACTGCAACTTCAATTCAGCAATGTAATGTCATACCAAGCTCGGACCTCAAGCCTGTGCAAGGCTCCATCAAAACATACCTAGGCCGTCCATGGAAGAAATACTCCAGGACTGTTGTGTTGCAGTCCGTCGTGGACAGCCATATTGACCCAGCAGGATGGGCTGAATGGGATGCCGCGAGTAAGGATTTTCTGCAAACATTGTATTACGGAGAGTACTTGGACAGTGGAGCAGGTGCTGGTACCAGCAAGAGAGTGACTTGGCCTGGTTATCATATCATCAAAACTGCTGCAGAGGCTAGCAAGTTTACAGTAACACAGCTCATCCAGGGCAATGTTTGGTTGAAGAAACACAGGGGTAGCCTTCATTGA